Proteins encoded in a region of the Triticum dicoccoides isolate Atlit2015 ecotype Zavitan chromosome 3A, WEW_v2.0, whole genome shotgun sequence genome:
- the LOC119272666 gene encoding uncharacterized protein LOC119272666, with the protein MHLRGSASPPDVATSVAIEVEGGDGVDLAQVGLALGLDPATVGLNGYFLSCGSGHVSLAVTWGELLAFFAAGGQPTGADPAAPVAVDGGPVPSPPEPRVVLSSKRKPGLETENCSKKSKLQHNSSAQSKGGEELLTDEITLGLKRRLTLDEASPYKKIKQVDYSSVNGVEAQQSVKYSCSFAISHDKAAIE; encoded by the exons ATGCACCTGCGCGGGTCTGCTTCGCCGCCCGACGTCGCCACGTCGGTGGCAATCGAGGTGGAGGGAGGCGACGGGGTGGACCTCGCCCAGGTGGGCCTCGCGCTGGGGCTGGACCCGGCCACCGTCGGCCTCAATGGCTACTTCCTCAGCTGCGGCTCCGGCCACGTCTCTTTGGCGGTCACCTGGGGCGAGCTCCTCGCCTTCTTCGCCGCGGGCGGGCAGCCCACGGGTGCCGACcctgccgcgcccgtcgccgtcgaCGGCGGGCCCGTGCCTTCGCCTCCAG AGCCCAGAGTTGTTCTGTCCTCAAAGCGAAAGCCTGGGTTGGAGACCGAAAATTGTTCCAAGAAGAGTAAGCTCCAACACAACAGCTCCGCTCAGTCAAAAGGAGGCGAAGAGCTACTTACCGATGAGATCACCCTTGGTTTGAAGAGAAGACTCACATTGGACGAGGCTAGTCCATATAAGAAGATTAAACAAGTAGACTACAGCTCAG TCAATGGAGTAGAAGCACAGCAGTCAGTTAAATACTCTTGCAGCTTCGCCATCAGTCACGACAAAGCGGCCATCGAATGA